The Haloplanus sp. CK5-1 genome segment TGGAGTCCGTTGCACAGACGCTGCGGTCACAGGTGGCACACGTGGAGAGGTGGGCGCTCCCGAAGTGGTTCATGCAAATTTCGCATTGCTCGACTGCTTCGGCACAATGATGCCCGCCACACCCGTCACAGGCGACGGCGTCGTCGTGACAGCGAGTATCACCGCACGTCTCACAGGTCACTCGGTCGTCGGGACACAGTTCGACGTCACAGGCGGTACAGGACCGGAGATGGGTCTCACAGATCGTGTCCGTACACTCGTCACAGGTGTCGGAGTGAGCGTCGCAGTGGAGGTCCCCGTCGACACGGCACCGGTGGAGGTGCGAGTCACCGTGGAACGTCCCACAACTGGCACACGCCTCACCGCAGGCCAAACACGTCGCCTGCTCAGTCTTCGCACACGTTTCGGTGTGGCTCGTACACACCGCTCGGCCACACTCGTCGCAGACCGAGCCACATCGGTGACATTCGACGCGACCGCACAACTCGCAGGCTGCGACCGGTGTCTCACAGTTCGGACAGCCGGTTTCACCGCACTCCGTACAGACGTTCAGACAGCCAGCACAGACGACGCTCCCACATGTGCACACTTGGGGCCGGGTCGTTCGATCGAACGAGGTCTCACACGTCGCACACCCGAATTCGATCGTTTCCCCCGTTGCAGGTGCATATCGAGCCGACGCGGTCCCGGAGCGTTCACCGTCGCCGATCGAGAGTCTGAGGGTGCCGACATCGTGGGAGAGGAGCGTCATCCCGACGAGGGAGATGTTCACGGTGACGTCGTGTCGGTCGACCATGTCCTCGATCTCGTCCCGCTCGCGTTTGTCGAACGATTTCCGTCGTTGACGGAGCGCGGCACCGTGGAGTTCCTCACCGAGTTCGTCCCGCCGTTGGTCGTACAGCTCACTGATTTCCTCGGCCCGAGTTGCTGCGGCCTCGGTCGCTTCGTTTAGTAATTCGGCTGCATCGGCTTCGATACGCCGTTCGATTTCCTCGATGGCCGTGGCGTATCGCTGTTCAATCGTCTCAGCTGCTGGGTCGATGTCGGCCGGTTCGTGGGATCGGCTGAGCGAACTGGCGTGTGCCAGTAACCGGTCGGTGAGGGCTGGTTGGGGACTGCCGTTTGCAAGGTCGAGCGTGACGGTTTCGAACCGTTCTCGGTGAAACGACGAGACACTCTCCATCTCGATCAAAAAATGGAACGCGACGGCGTCAGCGGTCTGTTCGGGGTCGAACTCCTCGATCGTTACTGTCGTTTCGGAGACGTCGAGCACGTCGGGCAGCGTAACCTGCATATCCGCCGCTGTGAGGTACAGTTTCCCGATCGAGATATCCTCTTTCACCAGTTCGAGTAACTGGTTGAACGCGAGGGAGCCGGGTTGAACGAGCAGTTCGTCACGACCCGGTTGCTGATCTTTCGGATCGAACACGACGGCGACGTCACGGGACTCGGCGAGATTCCGGAGCGGTTCCGGGAGTGTGACGTGCCACGAATCCGCGTCGCGTCTGTTGACGTCGCCGCCGTACGCTTCGATCGTCGTCGCAGTGAATCGACGGACCTCCAACCGATTGAGCGTCCCGACGTCGTCGACGCTCATGCGCTCTCACCGAACTCGAAGCTGTCGAACACACCGCGGTTAAACTCGTCCATTTTCTCCGCGGCTTCGGTGTTTTCTTCGAGGTCAACCGCCATATCCTCGAAGTTGTTTTCGAGCTCGACTTTGGAATCGGCGTGGCGTAACTGCTCGAAGACTTCGCGTTCGAAGTCCGAGCCGGATTTCTCCATGCGTGAGAGGATGTCCCGGAGCCCACCGATCGATTGATTGAACAGATCGATCTTCCCGAATAGTTTGTTCAGGACGTGTTCCTCGATCGTGCCCTCCAACGCCATGTTGAACACGTGGACCTCACGCTCCTGCCCGATGCGGTCGACTCGCCCGATTCGCTGTTCGACCTTCATCGGGTTCCACGGTAGGTCGTAGTTCACGAGGACGTTACAGAACTGCATGTTCCGTCCCTCACTGATCGAATCAGTGGCGACCATGATGCCGCCCTCGTCTTTGAACTGTGCGACTTTCCGCTCCTTTCCCTTGCTGGAAAGGTCCCCGTTGACGATGTGGACCGGCAGATCCAGCCCACGAATACTGTCGGCGATCGCGTCTTGGGTCGGACGGAACTGTGTGAACACGACCGCTCTGGTCGTTCCGATCTGGTCCTGAATCGTTTCGATGATGTGGCGCAGTCGTTCCTGCTTCGTCGTCCGATCGATGTCGTCGACGATCGACTGGATGTCCCGCAACGCGTTCCGTTCGCTTCGCGAGAGAACCTTATCGTTGTCAGCCAGCCACCGGTCGATCGTCTTATCGACCGCGTACGGGCTCGAAACGACCTCTTTCTGCAACGTGAACAGGACGAGGTGCCGGGCGTCGTCGCTGGAGTAGTTCGACCGGACGTAGTCCGTAACGGCGTCGTACAACTCGGTTTCCGTCGTCGACGGTTCGAAGACGCTCGTGTGGACGTTCCGGTTCGTGAAGTCGATTTTCGTCTCTTCACGCCGGTTCCGAATCATCACGCGATTGAGCTTCTCCTGTAGTTCTTCGCTCCGTTTGATCTGGGCGTCGTCGCTGTCGACGACGTACCGCTTATCGAACTGTTGCTTGGTGCCGAGCATCCCGGGTCGGATGAGATCAATGATGTTGTAGAGGTCCGAGATGTCGTTTTGAATCGGTGTCGCAGTCGCGAAAAATGCCTCCCCGTAACTGAGTTCGTCGATCAGTTCGTACCGCATCGTGTCGGCGTTGCGGACGTAGTGTGCTTCGTCGAGGACGACGACGTCCCACCGCCGTGAGAGAACGTCGTCCCTGTTCGTCTTCGACTTGGCAGTGTCGACGCTCGCGATGATCTTGTCGTGCGCATCGAACCCGCATCTGTTCTAGTTTAGTGGCGGTCAAAGCCGAACTCACCTCGTTCAACCTGCTCACGTAACCGATCTCTGTGTGGATTTGGATTTCGTGCCACCCATAACAACAGCTCGTCCAGATCTGGCAGTTCGTAGCCCAACTCGACCATGAGGTACAGCTGGATCAGATGAGCGTGGCGTTCGACGGCTAGCGAACAGCGACGGCGGGGGAGCCGCGACGCCGACGAGTCGGCGTCTTCGGCGGCTTCGGCCTCTCGTTGTCTTGCCTCAAGCGACCGTAACTCATCCACGATTACACGACTCATCAGCAGCGAAATTGCCGCCATGATGATCAGCGCCTCGATGATGTAGGCGTCGGTCGTGTTGATCTCATCCAAGCCGAACCGCGACTTCAGCTCCTTGAACAGCAGTTCGACCTCCCAGCGCGCCCGATAGAGCTGCGCAATATCGGGCGCGCTATAGTCGTCTTTGCCGAGATTCGTCAGGTAGAGGTGGTACTCTTCGGTCTCCTCGTTGCGCAGGCCGACCAGTCGAAACGTCCGGGTCGCGCTGGCGCCCGACCCTCCCTTGCGCTCGAATGAGAGCGTGATGCGGACGTCGATCTCCTGTCGCTGCAGGTCGTCGAGGACGGCCTGCAGCGACTCCCCTTCGAGTGGGATACTGTTGCCCCGCCACGTCCGCAGTTCTTCGACGATCTCGAAGTTCGCGTTTTCCTTGACGCGGGAGACGAACCAGCCGCCGTTCTGGTCGATGCGGTCGAACAGCCAGAAGTCGTAGAAGCCCAAATCGAGCAGTATGAGGGCGTCAGCTACCCACTCTCCGGTGGGTAGCTGACTCCGGTCGTGAGTAGTTCCGTCGGTTGTACGGAACCGGGTTGGAAGGCCGGTGGAGAGTGACTCTGTGAGGTGGAGCTTCAGTTCAGCCTGGTCTTCGCCAGTTGCTGCGTAGATATCAGCGGCGTCCTGGTACAGCGAAACGATAGTTGCGTCGGCAATGAGGACGTCTCGAAAGCGTTCGAGACGTCCGTTCAACTCGGCTCGTCCGGTATCGAGATTTTCGATGGCGTCATCGAGAATCTCTCGAAGGAGTGCAACGAAACCCGGTTCGAACCAGTCGTGGAACGCCGCGTAAGAGAGTTCCTCGCAGTCAGCCATCTCGACGTAGCGTTCGAGAAATGCCTGGAGAGAGCGGTCTGATCCAGCGGCGAAACCGAACGAGAGCGTGTAGAATAGCGCAACGATGTCGAACTTCCGCTCTCGTTCGACAAGTGATGTTGCGCGAGCGCGCTCGCGCAACTCGTCGGAGGGAAACGCTCTTTGAATCCGGTCAACAATCACCGAATCCGGTGGGGTATAGGTCACACTTCCCACCGGATTCCTCAACCGGGTAGTTGCAACGATATCCAATCAACAGACGGCGGTTGGATTCTTCGCTAAACTAGAACGCATGATCGAACCCGTAAAAATCCTCGTCGTAGTTACAAACGAAATCCAGTCCGAATTTCTCTTTCAGTTCCTTCTGCCATTGTGGGGCTAGCTGTGCAGGGGTCAGGATGAGGAAACTGTCTCGGGTGTCGCGGAAATCCATCTCCTTGAGGACCATCCCAACCTCGATGGTCTTCCCGAGTCCGACTTCGTCGGCGAACAAGGCCCCGCCGCTCATCTTGAACAGTGCGCGGTGGGCGGCCTGCAGTTGGTGGTCCAGCAGTTTGATCTGGTCTTTGATCTCCTCAACAGAGAGTAACTCCTGTTGCCCTTGCGCGATTTCGAACTCACGTGCGTGGACGTTGAGGAGATGCCCCGTCACGTTTGCAGTGTCGGTAGAAAGTGCGTCTACAGCGACCGACGGATCGTCGACGGAATACGATAGCTCCGGAGCGATTCCGGAGTCCGACACCTCTTGAGACATCGATACTCTTCAATCTGGTACGAAGATAATAAACATCCCGTTGCCATTCCATGACCTGATAATCGAACCAATAATAATTTGACATGTGCTCGAGTACGTGGTCACTCCTCAAGCCCGTCGCCAGACATATATCTCTCGCTCTGAATCCATCATAAAACGGTCC includes the following:
- a CDS encoding IS4 family transposase codes for the protein MGSVTYTPPDSVIVDRIQRAFPSDELRERARATSLVERERKFDIVALFYTLSFGFAAGSDRSLQAFLERYVEMADCEELSYAAFHDWFEPGFVALLREILDDAIENLDTGRAELNGRLERFRDVLIADATIVSLYQDAADIYAATGEDQAELKLHLTESLSTGLPTRFRTTDGTTHDRSQLPTGEWVADALILLDLGFYDFWLFDRIDQNGGWFVSRVKENANFEIVEELRTWRGNSIPLEGESLQAVLDDLQRQEIDVRITLSFERKGGSGASATRTFRLVGLRNEETEEYHLYLTNLGKDDYSAPDIAQLYRARWEVELLFKELKSRFGLDEINTTDAYIIEALIIMAAISLLMSRVIVDELRSLEARQREAEAAEDADSSASRLPRRRCSLAVERHAHLIQLYLMVELGYELPDLDELLLWVARNPNPHRDRLREQVERGEFGFDRH
- a CDS encoding DEAD/DEAH box helicase translates to MIASVDTAKSKTNRDDVLSRRWDVVVLDEAHYVRNADTMRYELIDELSYGEAFFATATPIQNDISDLYNIIDLIRPGMLGTKQQFDKRYVVDSDDAQIKRSEELQEKLNRVMIRNRREETKIDFTNRNVHTSVFEPSTTETELYDAVTDYVRSNYSSDDARHLVLFTLQKEVVSSPYAVDKTIDRWLADNDKVLSRSERNALRDIQSIVDDIDRTTKQERLRHIIETIQDQIGTTRAVVFTQFRPTQDAIADSIRGLDLPVHIVNGDLSSKGKERKVAQFKDEGGIMVATDSISEGRNMQFCNVLVNYDLPWNPMKVEQRIGRVDRIGQEREVHVFNMALEGTIEEHVLNKLFGKIDLFNQSIGGLRDILSRMEKSGSDFEREVFEQLRHADSKVELENNFEDMAVDLEENTEAAEKMDEFNRGVFDSFEFGESA